From a single Planctellipticum variicoloris genomic region:
- a CDS encoding vWA domain-containing protein, producing MLVLDTPELLLAAVPLGLAYRRWGRARGVTGGLRIALMAVLLLACCGPRWNAGGRGLDVIVVADRSKSMAEDERLLELIGNLGHQRGQEHRLGVVTFGREARIEQVLSNQAELTEFTREIAPDGSDLEQALQSALTLVDPRRPARILVFSDGEANGSDPGTAARRARELEVPIDYRLFERRHAGDIAVDTVDLPAAVAPGEPFQFSVWIDADNPVEATIAVLREGQEIARQQQALRIGRNRVLFRDVLDDGGFYHYEARVETAADPVPENNRGIGIVRVEAGPRLLILTTDDRRESRLVQLLREAGLSVDAAVAGDLPLTQDALDPYRAVLIENVPASRFGRLKLERLAQFVEDLGGGLLLTGGERSFGSGGYFKSPIDPVLPVSLELQDRHRKSRVALAVALDRSGSMRVPVGANRTKMDLADLGTAESVRLLSAGDSVAILAVDTAAEVIQPLTDVNDPEEIAQRAMSIVSSGGGIFVYEALEAAGQELARAVQGTKHILLFADAADAKNPGGYEKLLESFATQGITVSVIGLGSENDGDAELLKDIARRGGGRIHFSTDAEELPRLFADDTLAVARTSFIRKDPATQPDGIPAASLPEGRLLGTLGEGTFPHADGYNLSVLRPGATQAVVSRDEYKAPWSAFWYRGIGRAAAITFEVDGASSGEFGRWKQRDEFLQAHARWLLGADDATGIYVRAERNGQEGLVTIEIDPERATGELRLQIVPPGAGRVTPLEPTLVWTGPQSLEARFVLEETGVYRTQVQAGPNVQVRGPALTLPYSPEHVSRRGRPSGEQTLEQLAELTGGKQRIDVLDTFLEVPRFGHAISLIPLLLAASIVLLLVEITGRRLQLWERETVVEMPAANVPAGATARRRSRRWWRRETLVPAEPAAPGGAEFGMVLRKSSEVFAEAKDRAKRRME from the coding sequence ATGCTGGTTCTCGACACTCCCGAACTCCTCCTGGCGGCCGTGCCGCTCGGGCTGGCGTATCGGCGCTGGGGGCGGGCGCGGGGCGTCACCGGCGGATTGCGGATCGCGCTGATGGCGGTTCTGCTGCTGGCCTGTTGCGGCCCTCGCTGGAACGCCGGGGGGCGCGGGCTGGATGTGATCGTCGTCGCCGATCGGTCGAAGTCGATGGCCGAGGATGAGCGGCTGCTCGAATTGATCGGCAACCTGGGGCATCAGCGCGGCCAGGAGCATCGGCTGGGCGTGGTCACTTTCGGGCGCGAAGCCCGCATTGAGCAGGTGCTGTCGAACCAGGCCGAGCTGACCGAGTTCACTCGAGAAATTGCTCCCGACGGCAGCGATCTCGAACAGGCGCTGCAGTCGGCGCTGACGCTTGTCGATCCCCGCCGCCCGGCCCGCATCCTCGTCTTCTCTGACGGCGAAGCCAACGGCAGCGATCCCGGGACGGCCGCGCGGCGGGCGCGGGAACTGGAGGTGCCGATCGACTATCGCCTGTTCGAGCGACGCCACGCCGGCGACATCGCCGTGGACACGGTCGATCTGCCGGCGGCCGTCGCGCCGGGAGAACCTTTCCAGTTCTCGGTCTGGATCGATGCGGACAATCCCGTGGAAGCCACAATCGCTGTCCTGCGGGAAGGTCAGGAGATCGCGCGGCAGCAGCAGGCGCTGCGGATCGGGCGGAATCGGGTTCTTTTCCGCGACGTGCTCGACGACGGCGGTTTCTATCACTACGAAGCCCGGGTCGAAACCGCCGCGGATCCTGTCCCGGAGAATAACCGCGGCATCGGCATCGTGCGCGTCGAAGCCGGCCCCCGGCTGCTGATCCTGACGACCGACGATCGGCGGGAATCGCGTCTGGTTCAATTGCTCCGGGAGGCGGGCTTGTCCGTCGATGCTGCCGTTGCCGGAGATCTTCCCCTGACGCAGGACGCGTTGGATCCGTACCGGGCGGTGCTGATCGAAAACGTCCCCGCCAGTCGGTTCGGCCGTCTGAAGCTCGAACGCCTGGCGCAGTTCGTCGAAGATCTCGGCGGCGGCCTGCTGCTGACCGGCGGCGAACGCAGCTTTGGTTCGGGGGGATACTTCAAGAGCCCGATCGACCCGGTCCTGCCCGTGTCGCTGGAACTGCAGGATCGGCACCGCAAATCGCGAGTGGCGCTGGCGGTCGCACTCGACCGCTCAGGAAGCATGCGCGTCCCCGTCGGCGCCAACCGAACCAAGATGGATCTGGCCGATCTGGGAACCGCCGAATCGGTCCGGCTGCTGTCGGCAGGCGACAGCGTGGCGATCCTCGCCGTCGACACCGCCGCGGAAGTGATTCAGCCGCTGACGGATGTGAATGATCCCGAAGAAATTGCCCAGCGGGCCATGTCAATCGTCAGCAGCGGCGGCGGCATCTTCGTCTATGAAGCGCTGGAAGCCGCCGGCCAGGAGCTGGCCAGGGCGGTGCAGGGGACAAAGCACATCCTGCTGTTCGCCGATGCCGCCGATGCAAAGAACCCGGGGGGCTATGAAAAACTGCTGGAATCGTTCGCCACTCAGGGCATCACCGTCAGCGTGATCGGCCTGGGGAGCGAGAACGACGGTGATGCGGAGCTCCTGAAAGACATCGCCCGGCGCGGCGGGGGACGGATTCACTTTTCGACGGACGCCGAAGAATTGCCGCGACTGTTCGCCGACGACACGCTGGCGGTGGCCCGGACGAGTTTCATCCGCAAGGACCCCGCGACCCAGCCCGACGGGATTCCCGCCGCAAGTCTCCCTGAAGGACGGCTGCTGGGGACACTTGGCGAAGGGACGTTTCCCCATGCGGACGGTTACAACCTGAGCGTGCTCCGTCCCGGTGCGACCCAGGCGGTGGTCTCGCGCGATGAGTACAAAGCGCCCTGGTCGGCATTCTGGTATCGCGGCATCGGCCGCGCGGCCGCGATCACGTTTGAAGTCGATGGCGCCAGTTCCGGCGAGTTCGGTCGCTGGAAGCAACGGGACGAGTTTCTGCAGGCCCATGCCCGCTGGCTGCTGGGGGCTGACGACGCGACGGGGATCTACGTGCGAGCCGAACGGAACGGTCAGGAAGGGCTCGTCACCATCGAAATCGACCCCGAGCGAGCCACTGGGGAGCTGCGGCTGCAGATCGTGCCGCCCGGCGCCGGCCGCGTCACGCCGCTGGAGCCGACGCTGGTCTGGACGGGGCCGCAATCGCTCGAAGCCCGCTTCGTGCTGGAGGAAACCGGCGTTTATCGGACCCAGGTCCAGGCGGGGCCGAACGTGCAGGTCCGCGGGCCGGCCCTCACTTTGCCGTATTCCCCCGAGCACGTCTCCCGCCGGGGGAGACCGAGCGGCGAACAGACGCTGGAGCAGCTTGCGGAGTTGACCGGCGGCAAACAGCGGATCGACGTTCTCGACACGTTTCTCGAAGTGCCGCGCTTCGGCCATGCAATCTCACTGATCCCGCTTCTGCTGGCGGCTTCGATCGTGCTGCTGCTGGTGGAGATCACCGGTCGGCGTCTGCAGCTCTGGGAACGGGAGACCGTGGTGGAAATGCCCGCCGCGAATGTCCCCGCCGGAGCGACGGCCCGCCGTCGCTCCCGGCGCTGGTGGCGTCGCGAGACGCTTGTCCCCGCCGAGCCCGCGGCTCCTGGGGGGGCGGAGTTCGGCATGGTGCTGCGCAAGTCGTCGGAAGTCTTTGCCGAGGCGAAGGACCGGGCGAAGCGGCGGATGGAGTGA
- a CDS encoding alpha/beta hydrolase, whose protein sequence is MAVSGSLTRGIVAAGIGVAAAGGYAWNEHAAFHRQGNVVILHDDQEGGSGASPLTVHDSPRIGVPMASPPAAAFEAPVPEPEMSGAEPPESAEALPQTVEAVPEIAMLSPGVVDSPPAPPRRALPPGVAVGPPVRTSAIPDKGFTREIVYFATDRERNERARSAKDMFTTRRGRLEYGVCEVSVPDTHERGEIEAKKWYQWQEDPRKHILILEPLRLLDQNAFVREVKGRVGKGSDRQVLVFIHGYNVPFESALQRTAQLAHDLEFPGAAICYSWPSGNGGNYATDWTNAEWTTPHCVEFLELVATRLGATKVDLVAHSMGSRVLTSSLREAAIRWGSLSDRPLFHQVVLAAPDLDAEIFRTQIAPAIRRTGQRLTVYTSTRDKALQVSATVNGYARLGSGGSTLALFRDLPWLECVDATALLDDSWLGLRHSYYGDSPQLIQDLRQVLNGLNAPARGLAHTPDGSYVVR, encoded by the coding sequence ATGGCGGTGTCGGGCTCTTTAACGCGCGGAATCGTCGCCGCAGGGATCGGCGTTGCCGCGGCCGGCGGCTATGCCTGGAACGAGCACGCCGCCTTCCACCGGCAGGGCAACGTGGTCATCCTCCACGACGATCAGGAGGGGGGGAGCGGCGCCAGTCCGCTGACCGTGCACGACTCCCCTCGCATCGGCGTCCCGATGGCCAGTCCTCCCGCAGCAGCGTTTGAAGCGCCTGTCCCCGAACCCGAAATGTCCGGCGCAGAGCCGCCGGAGTCAGCGGAAGCGCTGCCGCAGACGGTTGAGGCCGTCCCGGAAATCGCGATGCTCAGCCCCGGCGTCGTCGACAGTCCTCCTGCGCCTCCCCGGCGCGCGCTGCCGCCGGGGGTCGCTGTCGGACCGCCGGTCCGCACGTCGGCGATTCCCGACAAAGGGTTCACGCGCGAAATCGTCTACTTTGCCACGGACCGCGAACGGAACGAGCGGGCAAGATCGGCAAAGGACATGTTCACCACGAGGCGGGGACGCCTGGAGTACGGCGTCTGCGAAGTCAGCGTGCCGGATACCCACGAGCGGGGCGAGATCGAAGCCAAGAAGTGGTACCAGTGGCAAGAGGATCCGCGCAAGCATATTCTGATTCTCGAACCGCTCAGGCTCCTCGATCAGAATGCGTTCGTCCGCGAAGTCAAAGGCCGGGTCGGCAAGGGGAGCGACCGGCAGGTGCTGGTTTTCATACACGGCTATAATGTGCCGTTCGAGTCCGCCCTGCAGCGGACGGCCCAGCTCGCGCATGATCTCGAATTCCCCGGCGCCGCGATCTGCTATTCCTGGCCCTCGGGCAACGGCGGCAACTACGCCACGGACTGGACCAACGCCGAGTGGACCACGCCGCACTGCGTCGAATTCCTGGAACTGGTCGCGACTCGTCTCGGCGCCACCAAGGTCGACCTGGTGGCCCACAGCATGGGAAGCCGCGTGCTGACCAGCTCGCTCCGGGAGGCCGCAATCCGCTGGGGCTCGCTCAGCGATCGACCGCTGTTCCACCAGGTGGTCCTGGCCGCGCCGGATCTGGATGCCGAGATCTTCCGCACGCAGATCGCGCCCGCCATCCGCCGGACCGGACAGCGGCTGACGGTTTACACGTCGACGCGCGACAAGGCGCTGCAGGTTTCGGCGACGGTCAACGGCTACGCCCGCCTCGGCAGCGGCGGTTCCACGCTGGCTCTGTTTCGCGATCTGCCGTGGCTGGAGTGCGTCGATGCGACGGCCCTGCTGGACGACTCCTGGCTCGGGCTGCGGCATTCGTACTACGGCGACAGCCCGCAGTTGATCCAGGATCTCCGTCAGGTCCTCAACGGTCTCAATGCGCCCGCCCGCGGTCTGGCCCACACTCCGGATGGCAGCTATGTCGTCCGCTGA
- the murJ gene encoding murein biosynthesis integral membrane protein MurJ encodes MSSAEPGQPSAGASLRTVAGNVRLVSLCTMLSRILGLIRDAAMAATFGAGPLLDAFTVAFRLPNLARVLLGEGALATAFLPAFTRELDQAGAQAARRLATATAVALILFLTSAVLVLEVGLVAWSWWLPLSTEAELLRSLIGLMLPYVVMVCLAAHLSAVLQGLGRFGWPALLPVIFNLGWLAGLVCFVPWWTDPTSRVQAMAVCVLAAGLIQVWCPIWVLSRAGYSFDPHWRSAWPQVGGILRTMTPVIVGLSITQFNTVIDSFVAWGFARPELGPDVMPLPGSPRYPLAPGAASALYFGQRLYQFPLGVFGVALGTVLYPLLAMHAQRGEHDKLRADLSLGLRLVAAIGIPASAGLMLISRPIAGLCFQYGRFDADDAHQTGLMIFAYGSAVWAYCGLLILNRGFYAVGDRITPLKIGLAGVALNLIGNLTLIWWLHEQGLAFSTAGVAMLQCLLNGWVIQFRVGQLQWVAIGRCVLKTLAATVVLAAVCLATEQLLERYPLPLGRLWSVFLPVSLGSGAYLGAAWLIGLHEPWLLLRRGKFSEAEPAGPPTERSDSAY; translated from the coding sequence ATGTCGTCCGCTGAGCCCGGCCAGCCGTCCGCCGGAGCTTCGCTGAGAACCGTTGCCGGAAACGTCCGGCTGGTCAGTCTCTGCACGATGCTCAGCCGCATTCTCGGGCTGATTCGCGACGCCGCCATGGCCGCCACGTTCGGCGCCGGTCCGCTGCTCGACGCGTTTACGGTCGCATTCCGCCTGCCGAATCTCGCCCGCGTGCTGCTGGGGGAGGGGGCGCTCGCAACCGCGTTTCTGCCGGCATTTACGCGAGAGCTGGACCAGGCTGGTGCGCAGGCCGCCCGACGGCTCGCCACGGCTACCGCCGTCGCCCTGATCTTGTTTCTGACGTCCGCGGTTCTCGTGCTCGAAGTCGGACTCGTCGCCTGGAGCTGGTGGCTGCCCCTGAGCACCGAGGCAGAGTTGCTGCGGAGTTTGATCGGCCTGATGCTGCCCTATGTGGTCATGGTCTGCCTGGCGGCACACCTGAGCGCTGTGCTGCAGGGACTCGGTCGCTTCGGCTGGCCCGCGCTGCTGCCGGTGATTTTCAATCTGGGCTGGCTGGCGGGACTGGTCTGCTTCGTCCCGTGGTGGACCGACCCCACCTCCCGCGTGCAGGCGATGGCGGTGTGCGTCCTGGCGGCCGGGTTGATCCAGGTCTGGTGCCCGATCTGGGTGCTGTCCCGCGCGGGCTACAGCTTTGATCCGCACTGGCGATCCGCCTGGCCGCAGGTGGGGGGGATTCTGCGGACCATGACGCCGGTCATCGTCGGCTTGTCGATCACGCAGTTCAACACAGTGATCGACAGCTTCGTCGCCTGGGGTTTCGCCCGTCCGGAGCTCGGTCCCGACGTGATGCCGCTCCCCGGCTCGCCCCGTTATCCGCTCGCCCCGGGGGCGGCTTCCGCACTCTACTTCGGCCAACGACTCTATCAATTTCCACTGGGAGTCTTCGGCGTCGCCCTGGGAACCGTCCTCTACCCCCTCCTGGCGATGCACGCCCAGCGGGGGGAACACGACAAGTTGCGGGCCGATCTGTCGCTGGGTCTCCGGCTGGTGGCGGCGATCGGCATCCCGGCCTCGGCGGGGCTGATGCTGATTTCGCGACCGATCGCTGGACTCTGCTTTCAGTATGGCCGGTTCGATGCCGACGATGCGCACCAGACTGGATTGATGATCTTCGCGTACGGTTCGGCGGTCTGGGCCTATTGCGGACTCCTGATTCTCAATCGGGGCTTTTATGCCGTGGGAGACCGCATCACTCCGCTGAAGATCGGCCTGGCCGGCGTCGCGCTGAATCTGATCGGCAACCTGACGCTGATCTGGTGGCTGCACGAGCAGGGGCTGGCCTTTTCTACGGCGGGCGTGGCGATGCTGCAGTGCCTGCTCAACGGGTGGGTGATCCAGTTCCGAGTCGGCCAACTGCAGTGGGTGGCGATCGGCCGCTGCGTCCTGAAGACGCTGGCGGCGACCGTGGTGCTGGCGGCCGTCTGCCTCGCCACGGAGCAACTGCTCGAGCGGTATCCGTTGCCGCTGGGGCGGCTGTGGAGCGTTTTTCTGCCCGTGAGTCTCGGGAGCGGCGCTTATCTGGGCGCGGCCTGGCTGATCGGTCTTCACGAACCCTGGCTGCTGTTGCGGCGAGGAAAGTTTTCCGAAGCGGAACCGGCCGGTCCCCCTACGGAACGCTCTGATTCAGCATATTGA
- a CDS encoding TIGR00730 family Rossman fold protein, producing the protein MTDETPFPEMPPSPAEAWAASYDAQTRAGLIQQIRELADKLEREPASTGDLKIMTRSIRELRYAFKIYGQYRDRRKITVFGSARTPVDHPDYQGAIELGRRFAALDWMVVTGAGGGIMEAAHEGAGRPHSMGLNIRLPFEQSSNPVIAGDSKLVTFRYFFTRKLMFAKEVDAIALFPGGFGTMDELFELLTLVQTGKRDLLPIVLVDHRGGSYWKTWLTFIEEHLLLRGLISPSDLSLFHVASSVEAAVREVTQFYKVYHSMRFVREKLVLRLQHEIDDTLLGHLNAEFGDILASGEIERVDPHAHEADNPATLNLPRLRLHFNRRDVGRLRLLVNMLNQSVP; encoded by the coding sequence ATGACCGACGAGACGCCGTTTCCCGAAATGCCTCCGTCTCCCGCAGAGGCGTGGGCCGCCAGTTACGACGCTCAGACGCGAGCCGGGCTGATTCAGCAGATTCGCGAATTGGCCGACAAGCTCGAACGGGAGCCGGCGTCGACGGGCGATCTCAAGATCATGACCCGTTCGATCCGCGAACTCCGGTACGCCTTCAAGATCTATGGCCAGTATCGGGATCGCCGGAAGATCACCGTCTTCGGTTCAGCCCGGACTCCGGTCGATCACCCCGACTATCAAGGGGCCATCGAACTCGGGCGCCGGTTCGCAGCCCTCGACTGGATGGTCGTCACCGGCGCGGGAGGCGGGATCATGGAAGCCGCTCACGAAGGCGCCGGGCGTCCGCATTCCATGGGCCTGAATATCCGGCTGCCGTTTGAGCAGTCCTCCAATCCGGTCATCGCGGGCGACTCGAAACTGGTGACGTTTCGATACTTCTTCACCCGCAAACTGATGTTCGCCAAGGAAGTCGACGCCATCGCCCTGTTCCCCGGCGGCTTCGGCACGATGGACGAGCTGTTCGAGCTGCTGACGCTGGTGCAGACCGGAAAGCGCGACCTCCTCCCGATCGTCCTCGTCGATCACCGGGGCGGGAGCTACTGGAAGACCTGGCTGACGTTCATCGAAGAACACCTGCTGCTCCGCGGGCTGATTTCGCCCAGCGATCTGTCGCTGTTCCACGTCGCCAGCTCGGTGGAAGCCGCCGTCCGGGAAGTCACCCAGTTCTACAAAGTCTACCACAGCATGCGGTTCGTCCGCGAAAAGCTCGTCCTGCGGCTGCAGCACGAAATCGACGACACGCTGCTGGGGCATCTGAACGCCGAGTTTGGCGACATCCTGGCGTCGGGCGAGATCGAACGCGTCGATCCGCACGCTCACGAAGCGGATAACCCCGCGACGCTGAACCTGCCGCGGCTCCGACTGCACTTCAACCGGCGAGACGTCGGCCGGCTGAGGCTGCTGGTCAATATGCTGAATCAGAGCGTTCCGTAG
- a CDS encoding DinB family protein translates to MQDWNEEIREAVDRYAAGPELLRASVEGLTAEQIRTPAPPGRWSPLEVVCHIADFETIYADRIKRALAETEPLLPSGDPDLFAASLSYLDRDLEEELTLIATQRGQIEKILRSRPAEAFERRGRHSVDGPVSILKLLKSVGNHIPHHVDFLQKKRPVLLGEA, encoded by the coding sequence ATGCAGGACTGGAACGAGGAGATCCGTGAGGCGGTCGACCGCTACGCCGCCGGTCCGGAGCTGCTGCGAGCGTCGGTGGAAGGCCTGACGGCCGAGCAGATCCGGACTCCGGCTCCGCCGGGGCGCTGGAGCCCGCTGGAAGTCGTCTGCCATATCGCCGACTTCGAGACGATTTACGCCGACCGGATCAAGCGGGCTCTGGCAGAGACCGAACCTTTGCTGCCGAGCGGAGACCCGGATCTGTTCGCCGCCAGTCTGTCCTACCTGGACCGGGATCTGGAGGAAGAACTGACGCTGATCGCGACCCAGCGGGGTCAGATCGAGAAAATCCTGCGCAGCCGCCCGGCGGAGGCATTCGAGCGCCGAGGCCGTCACAGCGTGGACGGCCCGGTCTCAATCCTGAAGCTGCTGAAGAGCGTCGGAAACCACATTCCGCATCACGTGGACTTCCTGCAGAAGAAACGTCCGGTCCTGCTCGGCGAGGCGTAA
- a CDS encoding STAS domain-containing protein: protein MSQSEYLDLEQTQPYAMMRVRESISSLADTQVLEEMDDVVKRLRSEQTADVIVDLEQAAYFGSTMLEALRMLWNDVRTRGGCLVLCNISSVGREILEISHFNRIWHLAANRSEALKWLEDLGAPEV from the coding sequence ATGAGCCAGTCGGAGTATCTCGATCTGGAACAGACGCAGCCGTATGCCATGATGCGCGTCCGGGAGTCGATCAGCAGCCTGGCGGACACCCAGGTGCTGGAAGAGATGGACGACGTCGTGAAGCGGCTCCGGAGCGAGCAGACCGCCGACGTGATCGTCGATCTCGAACAGGCGGCTTACTTTGGCTCCACGATGCTGGAGGCGCTGCGGATGCTCTGGAACGACGTACGGACGCGCGGCGGATGCCTCGTCCTCTGCAACATCTCCAGCGTCGGGCGCGAGATCCTGGAGATTTCCCATTTTAACCGGATCTGGCACCTGGCGGCGAACCGATCCGAAGCCCTGAAGTGGCTGGAAGATCTCGGTGCGCCGGAAGTTTAA
- a CDS encoding response regulator, whose product MATVLIVDDSSTDRELAGGLLSAQSNYRILSAASGTEALNQLAETPVDLVVTDLHMPEMTGLELVGVIRRQFPLTPVILMTGDGSELLAVRALQAGAASYVPKVMLADSLTETVRRVLSAARDDQAHYRVRRFLTGLQFEYEIENDPELISPLVQALQDAAHDMGIVDDHDRIRLGVALQEALVNACYHGNLEVSSRLREVDHRAYYDLARRRSAESPYQERRIVVRASMAPGTATFVITDEGPGFNPTELPDPTDPANLDRPCGRGLLLMQTFMDQVAYSVRGNQVTLVKHRKSQRVPGRGVPR is encoded by the coding sequence ATGGCCACAGTACTGATCGTCGACGACTCCTCAACAGACCGTGAGCTGGCGGGGGGGCTGCTCTCCGCGCAGAGCAACTATCGGATCCTGTCCGCGGCCAGCGGGACGGAAGCGCTGAACCAGCTTGCCGAGACGCCGGTCGATCTGGTCGTGACCGACCTGCATATGCCCGAGATGACGGGGCTGGAGCTGGTCGGCGTCATCCGGCGGCAGTTTCCGCTGACGCCGGTGATTCTGATGACGGGGGATGGCAGCGAGCTGCTGGCGGTGCGGGCGCTGCAGGCGGGGGCGGCCAGCTACGTTCCGAAAGTTATGCTGGCCGACTCGCTGACAGAGACGGTCCGGCGAGTGCTGTCCGCGGCGCGGGACGACCAGGCGCATTATCGCGTCCGCCGTTTTCTGACCGGCCTGCAGTTCGAATACGAAATCGAGAACGACCCGGAGCTGATTTCGCCCCTCGTGCAGGCGCTGCAGGACGCGGCTCACGACATGGGGATTGTCGATGACCACGATCGCATCCGCCTGGGCGTGGCTTTGCAGGAAGCGCTGGTGAATGCGTGTTATCACGGGAACCTGGAGGTGAGTTCGCGCCTCCGGGAGGTGGATCACCGGGCGTATTACGATCTGGCGCGCCGGCGGTCCGCCGAATCCCCTTACCAGGAACGCCGAATCGTGGTGCGAGCGTCGATGGCGCCGGGAACAGCGACGTTTGTCATCACGGACGAGGGCCCCGGATTCAATCCGACCGAACTGCCGGACCCGACCGATCCCGCCAATCTCGATCGCCCCTGCGGTCGCGGGCTTCTGCTGATGCAGACGTTCATGGATCAGGTGGCGTACAGCGTCCGCGGGAACCAGGTCACGCTGGTCAAGCATCGCAAGTCGCAACGCGTCCCGGGCCGAGGAGTTCCGCGATGA